The proteins below are encoded in one region of Garra rufa chromosome 12, GarRuf1.0, whole genome shotgun sequence:
- the LOC141347649 gene encoding uncharacterized protein, which translates to MEEKDRDFTKGEKSFSCSQTKMTSSRKKTRKTGRSYLTCQQCGKCFKQTESIKRHMRVHTGEKPYACPQCGKGFTQPGNLGVHMRIHTGEKPYTCQHCGKSFTRSGQLAVHMRVHTGEKPYACQQCGKSFNRKPNLERHILIHTGEKPYTCQQCGVSFTLKGSLNKHMKIHNGEQPYKCDQCEKSFDQQENLEVHLRTHREKPYSCSQCGKRFNYKQHFEEHIRIHTGEKPFTCQQCGRSFNQKGSLNRHMRVHSGEKPFVCGHCGKSFRYKAALKCHMRFHT; encoded by the coding sequence atggaagagaaagatcgtGATTTCACAAaaggagaaaaatcttttagttgttcacagactaaaatgacttcctcaagaaaaaagactcgaaagacaggaagaagttatctcacctgccaacagtgtggaaagtgtttcaaacAAACAGAAAGTATTAAAAGacatatgagagttcacacaggagagaaaccgtatgcctgccctcagtgtggaaagggtttcactcAACCTGGGAACCttggagtccacatgagaattcacactggagagaaaccatatacctgccaacattgtggaaagagttttactcgaTCTGGACAGCTTgcagtccacatgagagttcacacaggagagaaaccttatgcctgccaacaatgtggaaagagttttaatcgtAAACCAAACCTTGAAAGACATATtttaattcacactggagagaagccttatacctgccaacagtgtggagtaagtttcactctaaaaggaagcctcaacaaacacatgaaaattcacaatggagagcagccttacaaatgtgatcagtgtgaaaagagttttgatcaacaagaaaaccttgaagtccatttGAGAACTCACAGAGAGAAACCCTACtcatgctctcagtgtggaaagaggtttaattataaacaacactttgaagagcacataagaattcacactggagagaagcctttcacctgccagcaatgtggaagaagtttcaaccaaaagggatcccttaacagacacatgagagttcactctggagagaaaccatttgtatgtggtcactgcggaaagagtttcagataTAAAGCAGCACTTAAATgccacatgaggtttcacacatga